A genome region from Penicillium psychrofluorescens genome assembly, chromosome: 3 includes the following:
- a CDS encoding uncharacterized protein (ID:PFLUO_005736-T1.cds;~source:funannotate): MAAVAAPTPKLDRYIVIHVATTCDEHGVYVTKDSAEVIELGWILLDTKTCEELHRESVLVKPVNTPITPLCTSLTTLTWEHVRSAGTFRDAISRLDAFAQEHLTSKHLEFAFVTLDSWDLRVQLPREARDKSVVLPAYLQHSRTFDLRTEYQRWQTHHPESLPFGPSSLSNICAALEVEPIQSSAPIKHNLPFHLQALAPASPRRAMEESITLARVLRGLIRKSQPAHEHPEILTRPMDAHADVRAFLSERSKVLHLSGLPHDTTQSELESWFTQFGGRPIAFWTLRTPDQHKPTGTGFAVFSSHEEAAESLCMNGRALNEKAIEVSPSSSRVLDRAAEILTPFPPSKNRPRPGDWTCPSCGFSNFQRRTACFRCSFPAMAAAPDPMGYGAYGYGPPSMMPPHMGHGGGGGGGGGGHGMGHSRGMGGNGGVVPFRAGDWKCGSEGCGYHNFAKNINCLRCGAPRSGAAVVADSAFSSPMEPPSGFNMGPNSMASTPGPGPFASTAGGFGGFGQQFGGPPNNYALPSGGLGNAPGGYPPMGQMNSGYGSSNTSHSAASFANPAAQAAFSGADHHGMPSNNASSNGALYGSEGAADPFAFLSTGLGGLTVSDDAHSRRNGAGANKSPA; the protein is encoded by the exons ATGGCGGCCGTTGCAGCACCCACCCCCAAGCTGGATCGCTACATCGTCATCCACGTTGCAACCACTTGTGACGAGCATGGCGTCTATGTCACCAAGGATTCGGCAGAGGTGATTGAACTAGGCTGGATTTTGTTGGACACCAAGACCTGTGAAGAG TTGCACCGCGAAAGTGTCCTCGTCAAGCCCGTCAACACGCCTATTACGCCGCTGTGCA CGAGCTTGACTACCCTGACATGGGAGCATGTCCGCTCCGCAGGAACCTTCCGTGATGCCATTTCCCGGCTCGATGCCTTCGCCCAGGAACACCTCACCAGCAAGCACCTGGAGTTTGCTTTTGTGACGCTGGACTCGTGGGATCTGCGGGTGCAGCTGCCCCGCGAGGCCCGCGACAAGTCCGTCGTGCTGCCGGCATATCTGCAGCACTCCCGGACCTTTGACCTGCGCACCGAATATCAACGCTGGCAAACCCATCACCCCGAGTCGCTGCCGTTCGGTCCCAGCTCGCTCTCCAACATCTGCGCTGCCCTCGAGGTCGAGCCCATCCAGTCCTCCGCGCCCATCAAGCACAATCTGCCCTTCCACCTGCAGGCGTTGGCTCCGGCCTCGCCCCGCCGCGCCATGGAGGAGTCCATCACCCTAGCCCGTGTGCTTCGCGGTCTGATCCGCAAGTCGCAGCCGGCCCACGAGCACCCGGAAATCCTAACCCGTCCCATGGATGCCCATGCCGACGTTCGGGCTTTCCTGTCGGAGCGGAGCAAGGTTCTTCACCTGAGCGGTCTGCCGCATGATACCACCCAGTCGGAGTTGGAGAGTTGGTTCACGCAATTCGGTGGTCGCCCGATCGCTTTTTGGACATTGCGGACACCGGACCAGCACAAGCCTACCGGAACAGGCTTTGCGGTCTTCTCGTCGCACGAGGAGGCTGCGGAGAGCCTGTGCATGAACGGCCGGGCGCTTAacgagaaggccattgaggtttcgccatcctcgagcCGAGTTTTGGACCGCGCTGCGGAGATTCTCACTCCCTTCCCGCCATCAAAGAACCGACCTCGCCCGGGCGACTGGACGTGCCCGTCTTGCGGCTTCTCCAACTTCCAACGCCGCACGGCTTGCTTCCGTTGCTCGTTccccgccatggctgccgcTCCCGACCCAATGGGATACGGAGCTTACGGCTATGGCCCGCCATCGATGATGCCCCCTCATATGGGCCatggcggtggcggcggcggcggtggtggtggtcacgGCATGGGTCACTCTCGTGGCATGGGAGGCAACGGCGGTGTGGTTCCCTTCCGTGCGGGTGATTGGAAGTGCGGCTCCGAGGGCTGTGGTTATCACAACTTTGCCAAGAACATCAACTGCTTGCGGTGCGGTGCGCCTCGATCGGGCGCGGCAGTCGTGGCCGACTCGGCCTTCTCATCGCCTATGGAACCTCCCTCGGGGTTCAACATGGGTCCTAACTCGATGGCGAGCACCCCGGGCCCAGGTCCGTTCGCCTCGACCGCCGGCGGATTTGGCGGGTTCGGCCAGCAATTTGGTGGCCCTCCTAACAACTACGCACTACCCTCTGGCGGTCTGGGCAACGCCCCCGGTGGCTACCCGCCGATGGGCCAGATGAACTCTGGATATGgctcctccaacacctcgCACTCGGCCGCCTCGTTCGCGAACCCTGCCGCCCAGGCGGCGTTCAGCGGCGCGGACCACCACGGCATGCCGTCTAACAATGCTTCTTCCAACGGGGCATTGTACGGCTCCGAGGGAGCCGCCGACCCGTTCGCCTTCCTGTCGACTGGTCTCGGCGGCCTGACCGTGTCGGACGACGCGCACTCGCGACGAAACGGCGCCGGTGCCAACAAGTCGCCCGCGtaa
- a CDS encoding uncharacterized protein (ID:PFLUO_005737-T1.cds;~source:funannotate), giving the protein MSGYDRALSVFSPDGHVFQVEYAMEAVKRGTCAVGVKGKDIVVLGCEKRSALKLQDTRITPSKIAMVDDHVCLAFAGLNADARILIDKARLEAQSHRLTVEDPVSIEYITKYVASVQQRYTQSGGVRPFGISTLMIGFDKNDETPRLYQTEPSGIYSAWKANAIGRSSKTVREFLERNHQEDMDREQTIALTIKSLLEVVQTGAKNIEVAIMSPGKRIEMLPDEQIESYVKNIETEKQEEAAKKKTGRTGTTSAAILTRPGGGETAESTRESAD; this is encoded by the exons ATGTCTGGATACGATCGAGCTCTTTCAG TATTCAG TCCCGATGGACACGTCTTCCAGGTGGAGTACGCCATGGAGGCCGTGAAGCGAG GAACTTGCGCTGTCGGTGTCAAAGGCAAGGACATCGTCGTGCTTGGCTGCGAGAAGCGCTCGGCCCTCAAGCTCCAGGATACGCGGATTACCCCCTCCAAGAttgccatggtggatgaCCATGTGTGCCTCGCCTTCGCCGGACTGAACGCCGATGCTCGCATCCTGATCGATAAGGCCCGGTTAGAGGCCCAGTCGCACCGCCTGACGGTCGAGGACCCCGTCAGCATCGAGTACATTACGAAATACGTTGCCAGCGTGCAGCAGAGATATACCCAGAGCGGTGGTGTCCGGCCCTTCGGCATTAGTACGCTGATGATTGGATTCGACAAGAATGATGAGACGCCGCGGCTGTATCAGACGGAGCCGTCGGGGATCTACTCTGCGTG GAAAGCCAACGCCATCGGTCGTTCCAGCAAGACGGTCCGCGAGTTCCTCGAACGGAATCACCAGGAAGACATGGACCGCGAACAGACGATCGCGCTGACCATCaagtcgctgctggaggttGTGCAGACGGGTGCCAAGAACATCGAGGTCGCCATCATGTCGCCCGGCAAGCGCATCGAGATGCTGCCGGACGAGCAGATCGAGTCGTACGTCAAGAAcatcgagaccgagaagcaggaggaggcggccaagaagaagaccggccGCACGGGGACCACGAGTGCGGCCATCCTGACCCGgcccggcggcggcgagacggCCGAGTCGACGCGGGAATCGGCGGACTGA
- a CDS encoding uncharacterized protein (ID:PFLUO_005738-T1.cds;~source:funannotate) — MCQHILNAQVAIRSPCCKKWFDCAECHQEKESHMLEKSAEMVFACKKCKKCFRKDAAEFEESDEYCPHCDNHFVLEAVTPKPTLQVEGDDTRMDNRMLKDDRVRGDQEKSIFTFKDISDRMG, encoded by the exons ATGTG TCAACACATCCTCAACGCCCAAGTGGCCATTCGATCCCCTTGCT GCAAGAAATGGTTCGACTGCGCCGAATGTCACCAGGAGAAAGAGTCACACATGCTGGAGAAGTCAGCGGAGATG GTGTTTGCGTGCAAGAAGTGCAAGAAGTGTTTCCGCAAGGACGCCGCCGAGTTCGAGGAGAG CGACGAGTACTGCCCCCATTGCGATAACCACTTCGTCCTCGAGGCCGTGACCCCCAAGCCGACGTTGCAGGTGGAGGGTGACGATACGCGCATGGATAACCG CATGCTCAAGGATGACCGCGTCCGTGGTGACCAAGAGAAGTCGATCTTCACATTCAAGGATATATCCGATCGAATGGGTTAG
- a CDS encoding uncharacterized protein (ID:PFLUO_005739-T1.cds;~source:funannotate) → MVMEGNGKEPENTDDAPIRPVSSLLSHFENLSHTRSPSTVPTSPQDSANLLRTPEPGDESRSSSTRASLDLPRPISPWNQAADTNRGSRPEQSSGQRIRVNGSPRSRPGRPISMNLQSSSPQLTPTLAIHSPISPPRSQERDNQEEDRFSRSFSHRPRASLSTGISPAPPHRPTTPQLGSSVPVGTTVPRLTLGASTVNGDGTPTDRKSKSASLPPPVNRVDKPKIPVKPAMLSRHESGSLTPRPEGTFSEDRVSPFSTPPSSPEKTPAKLPQTGKVSPVPPSRAMTEPPGRQSLDSRSPAPTVYARSDAREMGFTRTRPGQEPTRDTKPLMIQIPPPPSIFPDTTCTAPSLSAQKLRASNDSPHNRPGLPPRPTQRSGFSPVPELTAGAVSPAQRSPIPRHAPSVAHTHEGPSTPRIQRQQSLPRESRLIAQERRTARTDTEEDEQALDEPPISRTDYPDASQANRRPPFLKVGPKGILTGYDTRLLRVCGKYVCTTGYLTRVWDLTTGEQVMSISHGETVKSLSLAFKPGVGLEDEGQRIWIGTSAGDLQEIDIPSQSIVATRAYPSRREVIQILRHKKEMWTLDDEGRLLVWLPDESGVPSLQYSYHSPQERVTRGHTFSMVVEDNLWLAAGKDVHVYRPNAREDAAFRVFKRPIGLQNSGEVTSGTYTTKDGGKVYLGHADGKVTVYSATDYTCLAVVNVSVYKINCLSYVGDYLWAGYKTGMIYVYDVSTNPWTVKKDWRAHDSPVCGFVLDTSSVWTMNRLQVTSLGTDNCIRLWDGMLEDDWLDARMQSKHADFCTFREIRAAIVTWNAGASTPGSVRNSDFIRDAVHPEDPPEIIVFGFQELVDLENKKITAKSLLLGSKKKEHGKEEHMSRQYRVWIDHLTRCLHECMPLEESYVLLHSANMIGLFTCVFVKHKERHNVKNIKASEIKRGMGGLHGNKGALVLRFVLDDSSLCFVNCHLAAGQTQTAHRNNDIAAILEAESLPPENSITARLDQYASGGDGSMIMDHEVCIINGDLNYRIDAIPRNRIIDAIRQNNLPKLLERDQLLASRRKNPGFRLRSFTEAPITFAPTYKYDVGTDDYDSSEKKRSPAWCDRVLYRGSGRVKQLEYRRHELRASDHRPVSAGFAVRVKTVLPQQRTVAWELCQQEFQDEKRRLASDASIEYLITVLGTDPRQARALILGKGQK, encoded by the exons ATGGTCATGGAGGGAAACGGCAAAGAACCGGAGAACACTGATGACGCCCCAATT AGACCCGTGTCCTCGTTGCTCTCGCACTTTGAAAATCTGTCTCATACCAGGTCCCCATCTACTGTACCGACCAGCCCGCAGGACTCCGCCAACCTCCTGCGCACCCCCGAGCCCGGCGATGAATCCCGTTCATCTTCCACTCGTGCCTCGCTGGACCTGCCCCGGCCAATCTCTCCGTGGAACCAAGCGGCAGATACCAATCGAGGCAGCCGTCCTGAACAGAGCAGTGGTCAACGGATACGAGTCAATGGCTCCCCCAGGAgccgacctggccggccCATCTCGATGAACCTACAGAGCTCGTCGCCGCAACTCACACCGACACTGGCCATTCACTCGCCGATTTCACCACCCAGGAGTCAAGAGCGGGATAATCAGGAGGAAGATCGGTTCTCTCGAAGCTTCTCTCATCGTCCCCGAGCGTCCTTGTCGACAGGCATctctccagcacctccgcaTCGGCCGACGACACCACAATTAGGGTCTTCTGTTCCGGTAGGTACAACCGTACCCCGGCTTACACTTGGAGCATCTACTGTCAACGGAGATGGTACACCCACGGATCGAAAATCGAAGAGTGCCTCGCTACCGCCGCCAGTCAACAGAGTAGACAAGCCAAAGATCCCCGTCAAGCCAGCCATGTTGTCCCGCCACGAGTCAGGGTCACTAACTCCCCGTCCAGAAGGGACATTTTCTGAGGACCGAGTCTCTCCTTTCAGCACTCCTCCTAGCAGCCCGGAGAAGACTCCCGCAAAACTTCCGCAGACGGGCAAAGTCTCTCCTGTTCCGCCGTCGCGCGCGATGACAGAACCCCCAGGCCGGCAGTCACTTGACAGTCGATCGCCAGCGCCGACTGTCTACGCCAGGTCGGATGCAAGAGAAATGGGCTTTACCCGGACCCGTCCAGGCCAGGAACCCACGCGTGATACCAAGCCTTTGATGATTCAAATTCCGCCACCCCCATCCATATTCCCAGACACCACTTGTACCGCACCGTCATTATCAGCCCAAAAGCTTCGAGCAAGTAATGATAGCCCTCACAATCGCCCTGGACTTCCACCCAGACCGACCCAACGAAGTGGGTTCTCCCCAGTCCCAGAGTTAACGGCAGGGGCTGTCAGTCCGGCACAGCGGTCACCTATCCCCCGACATGCGCCTTCGGTTGCGCATACACACGAAGGCCCTTCTACACCGCGAATTCAACGACAACAATCCTTACCACGCGAGTCGCGTCTTATTGCCCAAGAGAGACGCACGGCGCGGACCGATACCGAGGAGGACGAACAGGCGCTGGACGAACCGCCCATCTCGCGAACTGACTACCCCGATGCATCACAAGCAAACCGCCGACCTCCGTTCCTCAAAGTGGGCCCAAAAGGGATCCTCACGGGGTACGACACCCGATTGCTCCGGGTATGTGGCAAGTACGTGTGCACGACAGGCTACTTGACGCGCGTGTGGGATCTCACGACTGGCGAACAAGTGATGAGTATTAGCCATGGCGAGACCGTCAAAAGTTTGTCTCTGGCATTCAAGCCGGGTGTAGGGCTTGAAGACGAAGGCCAACGGATCTGGATTGGGACCAGTGCCGGAGATCTGCAGGAGATTGATATCCCATCACAATCCATTGTGGCCACTCGAGCCTATCCCTCGCGGCGGGAGGTCATCCAGATTTTGCGCCACAAGAAGGAGATGTGGACGTTGGATGACGAAGGGCGGCTGCTTGTTTGGCTTCCGGACGAATCTGGGGTTCCCAGTCTACAGTATAGCTACCACAGCCCTCAAGAGCGTGTAACCCGCGGGCATaccttctccatggtggtggaagaTAATCTCTGGCTGGCAGCGGGCAAGGACGTGCACGTTTACCGCCCCAACGCTCGCGAGGATGCCGCGTTCAGGGTCTTTAAGCGGCCAATTGGTCTACAGAATTCGGGCGAAGTCACATCCGGCACTTACACCACCAAGGACGGTGGCAAGGTGTATTTAGGCCACGCAGACGGAAAAGTGACGGTCTATTCTGCGACGGACTATACCTGTCTGGCCGTGGTCAATGTCAGCGTATACAAGATCAATTGCCTCAGCTATGTGGGGGATTATTTGTGGGCCGGCTATAAGACCGGCATGATCTACGTGTACGATGTCAGTACTAACCCGTGGACCGTGAAGAAGGATTGGCGCGCCCACGATAGCCCCGTATGCGGCTTCGTGTTGGATACGAGCAGCGTGTGGACGATGAATCGCTTGCAAGTGACCTCCCTCGGAACGGACAATTGCATTCGTCTTTGGGATGGAATGTTGGAGGATGACTGGCTAG ATGCTCGAATGCAGAGCAAACACGCGGACTTTTGCACTTTCCGAGAAATTCGCGCTGCCATTGTGACCTGGAACGCAGGTGCGTCGACCCCCGGCAGCGTTCGCAACTCGGATTTCATTCGGGATGCCGTTCATCCGGAGGATCCGCCGGAGATCATAGTCTTTGGATTCCAAGAGCTGGTCGATCTtgagaacaagaagatcacAGCCA AGAGCCTATTGCTCGGaagcaagaaaaaggagCACGGCAAAGAGGAACACATGAGTCGCCAGTACCGGGTATGGATCGACCATCTGACTCGGTGTCTTCATGAATGCATGCCTCTGGAAGAGTCTTATGTGCTGCTGCACTCGGCGAACATGATCGGATTGTTTACTTGTGTTTTCGTCAAGCACAAGGAGCGCCACAACGTCAAGAACATCAAAGCCTCGGAAATCAAGCGAGGGATGGGCGGATTGCATGGGAACAAG GGCGCTCTCGTTCTCCGGTTTGTTCTGGACGACAGCTCGTTGTGCTTTGTAAACTGCCATTTGGCGGCCGGGCAGACGCAGACGGCTCACCGCAATAATGACATCGCTGCAATCCTAGAGGCGGAGTCACTGCCTCCGGAAAACAGCATCACGGCACGACTAGATCAGTACGCCagcggcggagatggatccatgatcatggacCACGAGGTGTGCATTATCAACGGCGATCTGAACTACCGCATCGATGCGATTCCTCGCAATCGAATCATCGATGCTATCCGGCAAAACAACCTTCCTAAACTGCTCGAGCGCGACCAGTTGCTGGCATCTCGACGCAAGAACCCCGGCTTCCGGCTACGCAGCTTCACCGAAGCACCCATCACGTTTGCACCAACCTACAAGTACGACGTCGGCACGGATGACTACGATTCGAGCGAGAAGAAACGGTCTCCCGCGTGGTGTGACCGGGTTCTATACCGGGGCTCTGGCCGGGTGAAGCAGCTTGAGTACCGTCGGCACGAGCTGCGGGCATCGGATCACCGGCCCGTCAGCGCGGGCTTCGCAGTCCGGGTCAAGACCGTCCTACCGCAGCAGCGGACGGTCGCGTGGGAGCTGTGCCAGCAAGAGTTCCAGGACGAAAAGCGACGGCTTGCATCCGATGCCAGCATCGAGTATCTAATTACTGTACTGGGCACCGATCCCCGACAAGCCCGTGCGCTGATTCTGGGGAAGGGTCAGAAGTAG
- a CDS encoding uncharacterized protein (ID:PFLUO_005740-T1.cds;~source:funannotate) has protein sequence MLAHLSVAVLSLLPTADALVRKDGVGRLPAMGWNSWNAFGCDVNSTKIMTAATEMIQLGLKDLGYQYVNIDDCWSVKGTRNATTHRIIPNPSTFPQGISGVAKQVHRLGLKIGIYSSAGETTCAGYPASLGYEKIDAAAFAEWGIDYLKYDNCGVPSNWTDQYNFCVPDGTSAQNPNGTCPTMTNPAPAGYNWATSKTHTRYTRMRDALLGAGRTILFSLCDWGNADVNTWANSTGNSWRMAGDISADWTRISEIANENSFKMNYVGFWGHPDPDMLEVGNGNLTIPENRAHFALWAIMKGPLIIGTALNTISTTHLDILKNKYLIQFHQDPVYGRSAHPYKWGYNPDWTFDPAHPAEYWSGPSSTLDGTLVLMYNSENQTATRTATWSEVPELKGGNAYQVTDAWSGKHLGCVKDSHSVQLESHDAAVLVVGHRC, from the exons ATGTTGGCCCATCTATCTGTTGCCGTGCTGTCCCTGCTGCCGACGGCGGATGCCCTTGTGCGCAAGGATGGAGTA GGCCGATTGCCAGCCATGGGCTGGAACTCGTGGAATGCATTCGGATGCGATGTCAACTCGACCAAGATTATGACGGCGGCCACGGAGATGATCCAGCTAGGCCTGAAGGATCTGGGATATCAATATGTTAATA TTGATGACTGCTGGTCGGTCAAGGGCACGCGCAATGCAACCACCCACCGCATCATTCCGAATCCTTCTACGTTCCCGCAAGGGATTTCCGGTGTGGCAAAGCAGGTGCATAGGCTAGGACTTAAGATTGGTATCTATAGCA GTGCTGGCGAGACTACCTGTGCTGGGTATCCAGCCAGTCTCGGCTATGAGAAGATCGATGCGGCTGCGTTTGCCGAATGGGGCATTGACT ACCTCAAGTACGACAACTGCGGCGTACCCTCCAACTGGACCGACCAGTATAACTTCTGCGTGCCCGACGGAACATCCGCCCAGAACCCCAACGGCACTTGTCCGACCATGACGAACCCCGCGCCAGCGGGCTATAACTGGGCAACCTCCAAGACCCACACGCGCTACACTCGCATGCGCGATGCGCTCTTGGGTGCGGGCCGCACGATCCTCTTCTCGCTGTGCGATTGGGGCAATGCCGACGTGAACACCTGGGCTAATAGCACGGGTAATTCGTGGCGGATGGCTGGTGATATCAGCG CCGACTGGACGCGGATCTCTGAGATTGCCAATGAGAACAGCTTCAAGATGAACTACGTTGGCTTCTGGGGCCATCCGGACCCGGACATGTTGGAGGTTGGAAATGGAAACCTGACTATCCCAGAGAACAGGGCTCACTTTGCGCTGTGGGCTATCATGAAGGGTCCTCTTATTATTGGAACTGCT CTCAATACAATCAGCACAACCCACCTGGACATCCTGAAGAACAAGTACCTGATCCAATTCCACCAGGATCCGGTCTACGGCCGTTCCGCGCACCCGTATAAATGGGGCTACAACCCGGACTGGACCTTTGATCCGGCCCATCCGGCAGAGTACTGGTCCGGCCCGTCGTCTACGCTGGACGGGACGTTGGTTCTTATGTACAACTCCGAGAATCAGACTGCCACTCGTACTGCGACGTGGAGTGAGGTTCCTGAGTTGAAGGGTGGCAATGCCTATCAGGTTACAGATGCGTGGTCTGGGAAGCACCTGGGCTGTGTGAAGGATTCGCATAGTGTGCAGCTTGAGAGCCATGATGCTGCTGTTTTGGTTGTTGGCCATCGCTGCTGA
- a CDS encoding uncharacterized protein (ID:PFLUO_005741-T1.cds;~source:funannotate), giving the protein MESPPETGDLAHGPPDAYSPSDSLSAPIQQTTASLAQKRSSLPPAARGNSAARHTKRLTLNFPVNLTLNTLASPSEPVSASPGAMTPITQPSTRPSPALPPGTPLSFDAQADGYDFLRAIASQERRVLELREELQRAEAELVTLKKQWALSEKSRKQTEISHHAEQMKPLRSPDLIGPDGAGAEQQKDHHRRDQSLSSVGSSSVSQDRLSRDFSRRNSIRTTAATAAVSNATGTNGTKISANGRRVFQGSHTRTLSLLSPVTAPSTSPRTESSPSGSERVGRTPRSATLPSVERSNTSAVVQPGEESQIPEHLLAQWRKQMPPASREAFLRTGKQMATDLREGLWTFLEDIRQATVGEEGINATQSQRLSPSNGRKRDSTAKSKSRSRDRLSAAARSSSSSRGRGLGAEATISGKDTKPADISKSFWNEFGVDTPQKSPNSARRAPSDTNHAQTSAATANEQHQEQPTAERLDSNPAEKMEDHNEDMADNWDVWDTPKKMTHTPSSSRSTVESSKHEQSPRTQGSSPRTSASFGDWNPSSVAAAATTAPDPHSVTEGIPWPALNKLTPSKLQRTASTLMAEWERSLSPSPERKSSSSSPNKNNKKD; this is encoded by the exons ATGGAGAGCCCCCCCGAAACGGGCGATCTCGCCCATGGTCCGCCGGATGCGTACTCGCCATCGGACTCGCTGTCCGCGCCCATCCAACAAACAACCGCCTCGCTGGCCCAGAAACGGTCCTCTCTACCccctgcagctcgagggAACTCTGCTGCCCGCCATACCAAACGCCTGACCCTCAACTTCCCCGTCAACCTGACCTTGAATACGCTTGCTTCCCCCTCCGAGCCCGTGTCCGCGTCGCCCGGCGCCATGACCCCCATCACACAACCCTCCACTCGCCCGTCTCCTGCTCTCCCTCCGGGCACTCCGCTCTCCTTTGATGCCCAGGCCGATGGCTACGACTTTCTCCGGGCCATCGCCTCGCAGGAACGCAGGGTGCTGGAGCTTCGGGAGGAACTGCAGCGGGCCGAGGCCGAACTCGTCACGTTAAAAAAGCAATGGGCGTTGTCAGAGAAATCACGGAAACAGACAGAAATCAGCCACCATGCAGAGCAGATGAAGCCGCTCAGGTCCCCAGACTTGATTGGGCCTGATGGTGCCGGCGCCGAGCAACAAAAAGACCATCACCGCCGCGACCAAAGTCTCAGCTCGGTCGGCAGCTCGTCGGTGTCACAGGACCGCCTCAGTCGGGACTTCAGTCGCCGTAATAGCATCCGGACTACTGCTGCTACTGCGGCTGTTTCCAACGCCACCGGCACGAATGGCACAAAGATCTCGGCCAACGGTCGTCGTGTCTTCCAGGGCTCCCATACACGTACTCTATCCCTCTTGTCACCTGTCACGGCACCCAGCACCTCTCCACGCACCGAGTCGAGCCCGTCCGGGTCTGAACGCGTTGGCCGCACCCCTCGGTCTGCCACATTGCCCTCGGTGGAACGGAGCAATACCTCTGCCGTTGTCCAGCCAGGCGAGGAGAGTCAAATACCAGAGCATTTACTTGCACAATGGCGAAAGCAGATGCCACCCGCTTCGAGGGAGGCTTTCCTGCGCACTGGCAAGCAGATGGCCACGGATCTACGAGAGGGGCTCTGGACGTTCCTGGAAGACATCCGCCAGGCGACtgtcggcgaagaagggaTCAACGCAACACAATCACAAAGATTGTCTCCATCCAACGGTCGGAAGCGCGACTCGACCGCCAAATCCAAGTCCCGGAGTCGGGACCGGCtatcggcggcggcacgatcatcgtcatcgtccagGGGGAGGGGCCTAGGGGCCGAGGCAACGATATCTGGTAAAGACACTAAGCCAGCCGACATCTCCAAGTCGTTTTGGAACGAATTCGGCGTTGATACCCCTCAGAAATCCCCGAACAGCGCCCGCCGCGCCCCCTCCGACACCAACCACGCCCAAACAAGCGCGGCGACAGCGAACGAACAACACCAAGAACAACCAACAGCCGAACGACTCGACAGCAACCCCGCCGAAAAAATGGAGGACCATAACGAAGATATGGCCGACAACTGGGATGTCTGGGACACGCCCAAAAAGATGACACACACGCCCTCATCGAGCCGGTCCACGGTTGAATCATCCAAGCACGAGCAATCGCCCAGGACGCAAGGCAGTAGCCCTCGAACGAGCGCTAG CTTCGGCGACTGGAATCCTTCCTctgttgccgccgccgctaCCACCGCGCCAGATCCTCACAGTGTCACAGAAGGCATCCCCTGGCCGGCCCTCAACAAGTTGACACCGTCGAAACTCCAGCGTACCGCTTCTACGCTCATGGCGGAATGGGAGCGCAGTCTCTCGCCCTCTCCGGagcggaagagctcgagTTCTTCGCCGAATAAGAATAACAAGAAGGACTGA
- a CDS encoding uncharacterized protein (ID:PFLUO_005742-T1.cds;~source:funannotate), with translation MSFPGMTPPMGTPPMGGLGGTPGNGMQGMNDQEQAMVKMMQSGMESCPVKTVISGTMGFGLGGAFGLFMASMAYDSSLTPQGAAIADLPWREQVRRGFKDMRARSWSSAKNFGIVGALYSGTECCIEGLRAKNDLTNSVAAGCVTGGILGAKAGPQAAALGCAGFAAFSAAIDAYMRMPSEE, from the exons ATGAGTTTTCCGGGCATGACGCCCCCGATGGGTACGCCCCCGATGGGTGGCCTGGGAGGTACACCAGGGAATGGGATGCAGGGAATGAACGACCAGGAGCAGGCGATGGTCAAGATG ATGCAATCTGGCATGGAATCCTGCCCCGTGAAGACCGTCATCTCCGGTACGATGGGATTCGGTCTCGGAGGTGCCTTCGGTCTGTTCATGGCTAGT ATGGCCTACGATTCTAGTCTGACCCCCCAAGGTGCCGCCATCGCGGATTTACCCTGGCGCGAGCAAGTGCGCCGCGGCTTCAAAGACATGCGCGCGCGCTCGTGGTCGTCTGCAAAGAACTTTGGCATTGTCGGTGCGCTCTACTCAGGCACCGAGTGCTGCATTGAGGGCCTCCGCGCTAAGAACGACTTGACCAACAGCGTCGCGGCTGGTTGTGTCACCGGTGGGATTCTCGGTGCTAAGGCCGGTCCGCAGGCTGCTGCCCTCGGCTGTGCGGGATTTGCGGCGTTTAGCGCTGCTATTGATGCTTATATGAGGATGCCTTCGGAAGAGTAA